The following proteins are encoded in a genomic region of Pseudomonadota bacterium:
- a CDS encoding coproporphyrinogen III oxidase family protein, protein MIRNEILDKIRKELFYGSSDYTKNQPDLFLPHKFQMLAPSQVFDFLETVKASISEKEILLYVHLPFCFTECLFCNSFPHKAEKRMQQEYLRSLLKEIQLFSDSGVFDGKKAKCIYFGGGTPTSFANSDIKLIIDTIRSCIDLTANCNITSEAHPSTLADEKRVVGLAEIGINRISIGCQTFDQDVLGLCNRKNTVAQIKKIVKSVRKTGMAINIDMMTGLPGQSIEGLKKDLDILETIRPDSIEYIRHEIVNPLVIELYVKRPDLIIDNDTIFEMVFMAQEWMEKFGYEQNGRFSNEKQWGYRYYWLKELPIVAFGSRARSYTKTISFDKYEELSVYSLMTDKGIPPVGRYISLTKREQMYRTFFLSLQIKSGLDVKLFNDRYHEKPLDVFGALIKKLSEYDCIQQDEDSISLTRYGAYFVEDVCDRIIDTALKEESDDLVRAPHSEGCTSSRLSNLIN, encoded by the coding sequence ATGATAAGAAATGAAATTCTGGATAAAATCAGAAAGGAGCTGTTTTATGGCTCGTCCGACTATACAAAAAATCAGCCGGATCTTTTTCTCCCCCATAAGTTTCAGATGTTGGCCCCATCGCAGGTTTTCGATTTTCTTGAAACAGTAAAGGCCAGCATATCAGAGAAAGAAATTCTGTTATACGTTCATCTGCCATTCTGTTTTACAGAATGCCTTTTTTGTAATTCTTTTCCCCATAAAGCCGAGAAAAGAATGCAACAGGAGTATCTCCGCAGTCTTCTCAAAGAGATACAATTGTTTTCAGATTCGGGGGTATTTGATGGGAAGAAGGCAAAATGTATTTATTTCGGGGGTGGGACACCGACATCGTTTGCAAACAGCGATATAAAGCTGATAATTGATACGATCAGATCGTGCATTGATCTGACTGCGAACTGTAATATTACAAGTGAAGCACATCCCTCCACTCTGGCGGATGAAAAGCGGGTAGTGGGGCTGGCTGAGATTGGCATCAACAGGATCAGCATCGGTTGCCAGACATTCGATCAGGATGTTCTCGGCCTTTGTAACAGGAAAAATACCGTAGCCCAGATAAAAAAAATCGTCAAATCCGTTCGGAAAACCGGTATGGCCATAAATATTGATATGATGACAGGCCTTCCAGGGCAAAGTATTGAAGGTTTGAAAAAGGATCTGGACATTCTGGAAACAATACGTCCGGACTCTATAGAATATATCAGGCATGAAATAGTTAACCCGCTGGTGATTGAGCTCTATGTGAAAAGGCCGGACCTAATTATCGATAATGATACCATTTTTGAAATGGTGTTCATGGCGCAGGAGTGGATGGAAAAATTCGGCTATGAGCAGAATGGGCGTTTTAGTAATGAAAAACAGTGGGGGTACAGGTATTATTGGCTCAAGGAGTTGCCGATTGTCGCCTTCGGTTCAAGGGCGAGATCCTATACCAAAACAATTTCCTTTGATAAATATGAAGAATTGTCCGTTTATTCTCTGATGACCGACAAGGGAATACCGCCGGTTGGCAGGTATATTTCTCTTACCAAAAGAGAGCAGATGTACAGGACTTTTTTTCTTTCGCTTCAGATAAAGAGCGGGCTTGATGTCAAGCTGTTTAATGACAGATATCACGAGAAACCCCTTGATGTATTCGGCGCCCTGATTAAGAAACTCAGTGAGTATGACTGTATTCAGCAGGATGAAGATTCAATCAGCTTAACACGATATGGGGCTTATTTTGTTGA